Below is a genomic region from Prunus persica cultivar Lovell chromosome G3, Prunus_persica_NCBIv2, whole genome shotgun sequence.
aacTTCTGGCGTGTGGgcatatatgattttgttgttagtatcacacgtggcgttgaaTCTTTCGGCGTGTGATAAAGTTTGTCCGTGCGCGTAGCACTTAGTGATTAGTTTTGGCTAGATGTGGCGTTGGAACTTTCGGCGTGTGGgcatatataattttgttgTTAGTATCACACTTGGCGTTGGATCTTCTGGCGTGTAATAACATTTGTCTGAGCACGTAGAACTTAGTGATTGGTTTTGGCCACACGTAGCGTTGGAGCTTCCGGCGTGTGGGCATATATAGTTATGTGGTTAGCTTATCACACGTGGTGTTGGATTATCCAGCGCGTGATAAAGCAGTCTACGCGCATAAAATATAGTTCGGTGTTGGATTATCCGGCGTGTGTGCTCATTGAGATAATGGTTACTTTAccacacatggcgttggattaTCCAGCGCATGGTAAAAGATCTGTGTATTTGGGTCACTGTTATTTTACCACGCGTGGCATTGGACCTTCCGGCGTGTAGTAAAATAACAGGGAGATGAATAAGGGACTATGATGGGTATGAcgaaattcaaagaaaagggaaagggATAAATCTAGAATTTACTATTTTGTATTGCTGTAGTTGATTGTATGTTATTTGAACCAGAGTTTTTGTTGGAAGAACTACGTATGACTTGATCCCTTAGTAAGGGTATGTAGGTAGCCTGGGGTCTCATCCAGGTGCAGCCGCAAGacaaatcatatttttttgtgGACTTTCATTTGGTCATTGGAATCGAATCCGATTGGTTAGAGTTGTTAAGTTTGGTTTTGAATTCATCGGTGACTTGAAACTTGTTTAGAGCAATCCTTATTCATTTCTACTTATGTTGAACCTTGTTTCGTTTATAAAAGGAATTATGTAAGTTATACTCTGCTATCGCCCGTAAGGGTATGATGGTAAGACCGGAAGCCTATTATGTAAATTGTTTGAATCTTGTCGTTGCATGCTGCCAATTGGTGttttaaattatgtttttttaataagttgaaaaagtcaaattttCAGGGAAGACTCTACCGAAATTTCGGTAGAAAGTCTCGTTCTTTAGTAAATGTGCCCGACATTGATATGATGTCAAAAATACGACAGAATTCGGGGGAAGGTCTTGTCAGTGAGGATGGGGCAGACAGAAATAAAAGGAGGGGAAAGAGAGGGAGGCGGAATGAGCGGGGagagttgcattttttttttctctttcttttatttcttttagttttctaattttatttaaaaaataaatattaaactattttaaaaaataattgttttattCAGATCCATGTGGCATTAACTCATTGAATATATGGCACTATATATGTGCCACGTCATCAATTTAATagaaattttaacaaaacCTGTAAGGACTAAATTGATGATTAACATAAAGGACCAGaccaataatataaaatataaaggaccaaaaatgataatttaacAAACTAGagagaccatttgtgataaaaaccctaattttttagatgttccctttcttttcttcgttTTTTCGCCCGGAAGGGACGCCCTCTGCACTCCGTAACCGGCGTTCGTTTTCCAGATGCCCTTCTAGGGTTCTCAAAGCTCTTAATCTTTCAGAATTCTCTTGTTTCAGTTCATCTTACAAATTCCCATATGACCAGGACCAGCAGAAAACGACGCCATGGTTACCCACCTCCTCtcccctcttcttcttcaaaccCAAATCGCCATAAACACCAACCCACCAAGAAACTCCACTCTTCCCCAAACTCAATTCGGAAAAACCACAATTCTTCAACCCCAATTCAGAAAAACCACTTGTCCTCAACCCCAATCCCTTTGCCCCTAAACCCAGTTCCACAAACCCCCATGCCTAAGCGCCCAACCTTTGCCTCATACCTTGACACACCCAATCTACCTCCCAAGATCAGACTCCTCTGTGAAATAGTGGCCAAGACCCACACTCTTTCTGTTGAGGAACGCCTGGCAGAGACTAGTGTTAGAGTGACCCAAGAAGACGTTGAAGAGGTCCTCAAACTCTCTTACGCTTTTCCGGGTCCCGCCGTGAAGTTCTTTAGGTGGGCTGGCCACCATCTCAATGACTACCACAGCCCCTATGCGTGGAACTTGGTTGTTGATCTTCTGGGCAAGAATTGCTTCTTTGATGCGATGTGGGACGCCATAAAGTCCATGAGAAAAGAAAGGTTACTCTCTTTGGCCACTTTTGCTTCTGTTTTTAGTAGTTATGTAATTGCCAATCGTGTCCAGGAGGCTTTTATGACTTTTGAGGTTATGAGCGAATATGGATGCCCTAGAGATATTGTGGCATTGAATTCCCTTTTGAGTGCAATTTGTAGAGATGGGAAGACTTCAGATGCCGTTGATTTTTTGCGTATTGCTAAGGATAAGATTAAGCCAGACCCTGATACATATGCGATTTTGTTGGAGGGGTGGGAAAATGAAGGCAATGTAGCTTGTGCTAGGCAGGTTTTCTCTGAGATGGTAATTGAGATTGGTTGGGACCCGAGCAATGTGCCAGCTTATGATTCATTCTTGAATACTTTGCTTAAGGGGCCTGATGGGATCCGCGAAGCAGTGAAGTTCTTTGAGACCTTAAAAGATAGGAGGTGTTATCCGGGGGTCAAGTTTTTCAGGCTTGCTCTTGATGAGTGTGTCAAGAATAGCGATTCTCGGGGAGCTGAGGCTCTTTGGCATGCAATGGTAGGGATAATTGGTTTCCAACCTGATACAAATATGTGTAATTTGATGATTTCTTTACATTGTCGTGAAGGAAATCCAGATTTAGCAAAGAGAATGTTGGATGATATGGTGTACAATGGGGCATTTCCGAATTCACAAACATATGACATGTTGTTTAAGTCGTTGATCAAGAATAGGAAGTTGAAGGAGGCATCGATTTTGTTTACTGAGATGGTTAAAAATGAGTGTGTTCCAGAGCATGCTAATTGTAATATGGCAGTAAGGACTTTCCTTGATTTGGGGGATCCTTATTTTGCTATAAAAGTTTGGAAGTGCATGCTAGAGAATTACCATTCTGGCTTGGAGGATACTGGGAATTTGTTGGTTGTAGGGCTTGGCGATCTGAATAGGGTCCCAGAAGCAGTTAAGTATGCAGAGGATATGATTGTAAGAGGAATCAAATTGGAATTTTCCACATTGTCAAAGCTGAAGCAGAACCTTGTCCAAGCAAGGAAGGAATACTTGTATGATGAACTTTTTAGAAAGTGGAAAGATCAATAGGTAGGTTAGAAGTACTTAGAATTATACATCTTTTTGACAGTTAGCCTTGTGTATAACTTGCACATTTTGTTCGCTGTGAAAAAAAGTGAAACTGCATATTGTCATACAGCTGTATGGCTGCTTTGTAGTTGcatttcttttcctattttgTCTATCTGTGTCAATTGATAGAAGTACTTTCAGATgcgtaggttttttttataatgaaaatATTAGTTCTTTTCTTCTGAATGTTGTTATCAGTTTAGCCTTCTAAATGTTATGTCTAGACTACTAATTCAGATGCAAAGACATTTTTATTATTCCTTCCTTGGTTAAAAtcttttgtattatttaacGTCTAAACTTTATCATGTCCTAGGTATAATGTGCGGAAAATGTTATGGATACATATGCCCTTTACAAACAGAAATCTCAAACCAACTTATTCAATTTCGAACTATGTGGAGTCTAATGGTATATTTGGATGACGAAAATAAActtggaaattaaaaataaacttaGAATTTCTTAAATGACATACTAATTTCCTTTTTGGGATTCGTAAACAAAGAAATCTATAAATTCCATGTCTGcaaaaatttggaatttgaggGGCATAAATCTCAACTTTAAATTCTACCTAAATAGGTGTTATTATCCGTAAAATTCTTaggcaggaaaaaaaaaaaagctacaaCACTAACCATTGCCACATTGCCACCTCTACTACCACTACCTTGCCATggccatcaccaccacctcaATTCCACCACCAGCTCCTCCATCGCCCCCACCACTGCCACCCCTCACTGTCATCACCAC
It encodes:
- the LOC18783943 gene encoding pentatricopeptide repeat-containing protein At1g77360, mitochondrial, which gives rise to MTRTSRKRRHGYPPPLPSSSSNPNRHKHQPTKKLHSSPNSIRKNHNSSTPIQKNHLSSTPIPLPLNPVPQTPMPKRPTFASYLDTPNLPPKIRLLCEIVAKTHTLSVEERLAETSVRVTQEDVEEVLKLSYAFPGPAVKFFRWAGHHLNDYHSPYAWNLVVDLLGKNCFFDAMWDAIKSMRKERLLSLATFASVFSSYVIANRVQEAFMTFEVMSEYGCPRDIVALNSLLSAICRDGKTSDAVDFLRIAKDKIKPDPDTYAILLEGWENEGNVACARQVFSEMVIEIGWDPSNVPAYDSFLNTLLKGPDGIREAVKFFETLKDRRCYPGVKFFRLALDECVKNSDSRGAEALWHAMVGIIGFQPDTNMCNLMISLHCREGNPDLAKRMLDDMVYNGAFPNSQTYDMLFKSLIKNRKLKEASILFTEMVKNECVPEHANCNMAVRTFLDLGDPYFAIKVWKCMLENYHSGLEDTGNLLVVGLGDLNRVPEAVKYAEDMIVRGIKLEFSTLSKLKQNLVQARKEYLYDELFRKWKDQ